The Deinococcus sp. KNUC1210 nucleotide sequence CACCAAGGCGAAGGAACTGCGTCCCTACGTCGAGAAGATCATCACGACCGCCAAGGGCGGCGACCTGCACAGCCGCCGTATCTGTGCGCGTGACATTCAGGACAACAGCGTGCTCCAGAAGCTGTTCTCCGAGATTGCGCCCAAGTACGAGGGGCGTCCCGGTGGCTACACCCGCATCCTGAAGGTCGGCGTGCGTCGCGGTGACGCGGTCACGATGGCCCTGATCGAACTGGTCTAACCCCAGGCACAACGAGCGGCGCTTCCCGGCAAGACGGGGAGCGCCGCTCGTCGTTGGTCTTACTTCAGGGCGGCCGTGACCACCAGCGGCACCGCGTCTGGCCCCTCAAAGCCCGGCGAATACACCCGCAGCACGACAGCCACGCTGTTTTTATACTGATAGCCAGTGTCCAGACGGTAGCCGCTGGCGCAGGCGCGTGAGGCGGGAAGGCGGCGGTCGTGTTGCAGATCGCGCACACCGAGGCTCAGCGCGAACCCCAGGGTAGGGAAGTCGTTGAAGGTACACCCGGACGGCAGTGGAAAGCTGTTCAGAGTGAGGTGGCCCAGCCGGGTGGCGACACCGCTCGCCCTGGCCGCCGGGTACGACTGCGGCGTGAGGGGCGCGAGCTGAAACAGACGTGTTCCCGGAACG carries:
- a CDS encoding DUF2259 domain-containing protein: MRRTPLLIAAALALSGRTLAADFPNIVQQGFSPDGAYHLLLTSYYQDGSGFPRAALQITDVRRNVILYRREQTWRDEAEEEEGSAAALAALVAQWRSGQASVLSRYHLTAPVPGTRLFQLAPLTPQSYPAARASGVATRLGHLTLNSFPLPSGCTFNDFPTLGFALSLGVRDLQHDRRLPASRACASGYRLDTGYQYKNSVAVVLRVYSPGFEGPDAVPLVVTAALK
- the rplQ gene encoding 50S ribosomal protein L17 → MRHGRSGRKLNRNSSSREALARTQATALLREGRIQTTLTKAKELRPYVEKIITTAKGGDLHSRRICARDIQDNSVLQKLFSEIAPKYEGRPGGYTRILKVGVRRGDAVTMALIELV